The nucleotide sequence CGACCGCGCCGTCGCCGATCACGGTGACGGACTTGCCGGGGGCGACCCGGGAGGTCACGACGCCGTGGTGGCCGGTGCAGTACACGTCGGACAGGGCCAGCAGGGACGGCAGCAGAGCCGAGTCCTCGGCCACCGGCAGCTTCACCAGCGTGCCCTGAGCTTGCGGGACCCGGACGGCTTCGCCCTGGCCTCCGTCCACCCCGTTCGGGCCCCACTGGCCGCCGTGCCGGCAGGAGGTGTGCAGCCCCTCAGTACAGAAGTCGCAGGTGTTGTCCGACCAGACGAAGGGTGCGACCACCAGGTCGCCGGAATTCAGCCCGGCCACCTCCGAGCCGACGTCCTCGACCACGCCGAGGAACTCGTGGCCCATGCGCCGGCCCTCCGCGGAGGCGGGCATCGAACCGTACGGCCACAGGTCGCTGCCGCAGACGCAGGAACGCACTACGCGTACGACGGCGTCGGTGGGGTTCTGGATCTTGGGGTCGGGTACGTTCTCGACGCGGACATCTCCGGCGCCGTACATCACTGTTGCTCGCATGGGCCTTCTCCCGATGGGCGATGGTGCTGATCAGAAGTAGCGCCCTCCCGTAGGCACGGGAAGCGCGTCGAGTTCTGCGAGGTCCGCGGTACTCAGCTCGACATCCGCCGCCCCGGCGTTGTCCGCCAGGTACTTCGGCGTCTTGGTCCCGGGGATGGGCACGACGTACTCACCCTGTGCCAGCACCCATGCCGGCGCCACCTGTGCCGGAGTCGCCCCCAGTCGCTCGGCGATCTCCCGCACCCGCTCGGCGATGGCCAGGTTGGTGCTCAGCGCCTCCTCCTGGAAACGGGCCAGGCCGCGTCGGAAGTCGTCCTCGGGCAGGTCGTCGTGGGACGAGAACCGGCCCGTGAGGAAGCCCTTGCCGAGGGGCGAGCACGGCACGAACGCGATGTCCTGTTCCTGGCAGTACGGCAGGACCTCGGTCATCCAGTCCCGTGTCCACAGCGACAGCTCGGACTGCACCGCAGTGATCGGGTGGACGGACTGGGCCCGCTTGATCTGCTCGACACTCACCTCGGACAGGCCGATGGCGCGGGCCTTGCCCGCCGCGACGGTCTCGGCCAGGGCGCCCACGCTTTCCTCGATCGGCACCTCCGGGTCGGTGCGGTGCAGGTAATAGAGGTCGACGTGATCGGTGCCGAGCCGCCCGAGGCTCTCGTCGATCGAGCGACGGATGTGCTCCGGGCGGTTGTTGAGGCCCATCACGGGGTTGCCCTGGGCGTCGCGGGTGAGAGCACCGACCTTGGTGGCCAGCACCGCCTGGCCACGACGGCTCTTCAGCGCCCGGCCGAGGAGTTCCTCGTTGGTGAACGGGCCGTACACATCGGAGGTGTCGAGCAAGGTCATCCCCAGGTCCAAGGCCTGGTGGACAACGGAGATCAGCTCGGCCTCGTCGCGCGGGGCGCCCTGGTCGTAGCTGAAGCTCATGCCCATGCAGCCCAGACCGATGACGCCGACCTCGGGGCCGTCGGGGCCGAGAGTGGTGGTGCGCATATGCCCTTCCTTCGGGTTCGCCGTTCAGCGGGTGCTGCTGCGCGGCGCGTTGTATTCGGCGTCGCCGACCTTCTCCAGCCAGGTTGTCTCCGGGCTGCCGTCGCCCGCGCCCTCCCACATCGCGAGGTGGGTCATGAAGTGGTCGGAGGTCGCACCGTGCCAGTGCTCCTCGCCCGGCGGCGTGTGGACCGTGTCGCCAGCGTGAGCCTCGACG is from Streptomyces sp. NBC_01314 and encodes:
- a CDS encoding zinc-binding dehydrogenase translates to MRATVMYGAGDVRVENVPDPKIQNPTDAVVRVVRSCVCGSDLWPYGSMPASAEGRRMGHEFLGVVEDVGSEVAGLNSGDLVVAPFVWSDNTCDFCTEGLHTSCRHGGQWGPNGVDGGQGEAVRVPQAQGTLVKLPVAEDSALLPSLLALSDVYCTGHHGVVTSRVAPGKSVTVIGDGAVGLCAVLAAKQLGAERIILMGRHADRTDLGRGFGATDVVPERGEEGIERVRELTGGDGTHAVVEAVGATQSMDTALNIVRHGGVISRLGVAQYTEIPLGFESMMGNITVTGGAAPARAYIEELLPDILGGTVDPGRVFDHTVGFDGVPDAYRAMADRTALKVLIRP
- a CDS encoding aldo/keto reductase, coding for MRTTTLGPDGPEVGVIGLGCMGMSFSYDQGAPRDEAELISVVHQALDLGMTLLDTSDVYGPFTNEELLGRALKSRRGQAVLATKVGALTRDAQGNPVMGLNNRPEHIRRSIDESLGRLGTDHVDLYYLHRTDPEVPIEESVGALAETVAAGKARAIGLSEVSVEQIKRAQSVHPITAVQSELSLWTRDWMTEVLPYCQEQDIAFVPCSPLGKGFLTGRFSSHDDLPEDDFRRGLARFQEEALSTNLAIAERVREIAERLGATPAQVAPAWVLAQGEYVVPIPGTKTPKYLADNAGAADVELSTADLAELDALPVPTGGRYF